The nucleotide sequence GCCGCGCGGGCCTCCATGCCGAACTCTTCGAGCGTATTTGCGGCTTGAGTCCGGATCTCGGGCTGCTCGGCACCGAGGTACTCCACGAGTCTCTCGACCGCGTGCTGGCGTCTCCCATTGAATCTGTCCAGAATACTGATGCAAGGCACGATCAGACTCGGATCCGTTTCCCCCTCAAGGTGTCGAAAGATGTCGTCCATCGCCGCCTTGGTATCGGGGAGATTCGTTCCGAGCCGACCCGTGCTCATCTGCCAGTTTAGAGAAGAGGCTGCCGCATGCCTCGTCTCCTCTCCCGGATCGTGCAGAGCGGAGGCGAGGTATGGAACTACTTCTCCAGGCAAAAAGAAAAACGGATTGCCAACGCCTCGGCAAATTGCCGCGCGGGTGGCATCCGACGTCCTCTTCGATAGAGGAATCAAATATCCGACGCCTTGGATGCTGGCGATGGCTTTCACGGCTGACTCCATCCCGTCCTCAACGAGCAGTTGCTCCAGCCTCGGGACGGCGGGCTTAGCCCGGGGCCCCATGCTGCTCAGCGTCTCTGCGGCCGCTTCCCGGACGGACGGGTCCTCGTCGTTGAGGGCGTCGATCAGGCCAGGGACTGCAGCCTCCGCCCGGGGACCGATCTGCCCGAGCGCAACCACCGCCTCGTAACGAATTGCCGGATCTTCGTCCGCTAGCAGGTTGACGAGTTCGGGGACGGTGTCGGCGGCGGCCGGGCCCAACGCCCAGAGGGCGAGGACGGCCGCCTGACGGACCTGGACCTCGGGATCTTTGATCACCCTGACCAGCTGGTCACTCATTTGTTCGGCATGAGGACCGATCATATGCAGAGCACTGACCGCTGACCTTCTCACGGCCGGTCGTTCATCCTCCAGGGCGGCGATTATCGGTTCTAACACTTCGATTCGTGCGAGAGATAAGAGGGCACTTTCCCGGACTTCCTGACTCTCGTCATCGATCTGTTCGGCCAACGCCCGAACCACTTCGTCGGCTGCCGGCCGGGCCCGTCCCAGAGTTTGAATGGCAGATAGCCGAGTCGGCATGTTCCCGGACCGGACCGAGGTTAGCAGCTGGGAAAGCAATTCCTCGTCTAACTGGCTTCCCAGGTGATAGAGTGTGATCAGAGCCTGGGTCTGCTCGATCCCGGCGCCTTGCTCGCCGTCCCTACCCCGGGCGATCGGCTCCAGGGCGTTGTAGACGAGCGCGGTCCAGATCCGGAGTTGGCCAAGCGAGACCATCGCGTCCATCCGGACCTCCCTCGACGGGCTCTCCAGGGCATCGACGAGGGCTTGCACTGCGTGTCGATCCGACGCCCCGATGCGGAGTAGGCTCGAGTGCGCCGTGAACCGGAGGTCGGTATCCGGGCTGGCCGCGGCCCGCCCGAGAACTGCGATCCCTTCGGGCCCCGCCACGGCGAGGGCCGACCCGGCTGCCTTCCTCGCCTGGATATCCACCTCGAAGAGCCGGCCGAGGGCTGCAACGGCTGCTTCCCCTGGCTGCCCGATCCGGGCGAACGAATCGGCTGCCGCTACCCTCACCCGGACCTCTCTGGCTCCGAGGGCGGCCGTCAGCGCCGACCTGACCCGATCCTCGTCGCTACCCCCGAGGATGAAGCGGGCATGTTTGACGGGGTCTGACGAGGTCGAATATCCCTCCAGCACGATGGCGGCCCCCAGGGGGACCTTCGAAATTGCTCGATGCGCCGTCTCAAATCCGTCCACATCCTGATCGTTGATCCGGAACACGACATCCCCCGGGCGGATCCCCGAATCCTGCTCAGCCGCCCATCCTCGGACTCCCGAGACGACCAGACCGTACCCGTAATTCTCCCTCACGTCCAAGCCCAAAGCCTCCAATGTTGGGGGAGGGGAGGGAGGCACTCGATCGGCGAGCGCGGGAGGGAGATCGGGA is from Tautonia marina and encodes:
- a CDS encoding HEAT repeat domain-containing protein → MTNRIPTPPRILPCLILFACVYSPVSAGPPMQDNDDEIQTLRALIVVDTRADPPLPGIGNNYANILHTLQQANGYTGRVEIDFLDPDEVSPQAITDYFRGLAEISKDDALLFYYAGHGGTLPRAGPFLQTSGGRLLRSDLIGAMQTHSPSLIVVLTDSCSAAPRILPPIPVAPARANLVLKDLFFRHKGIVDINASSFDRERGSGEYAWYIEEKGGLFTDALVEAIYSDYDGLDADSNQFVSWAEILEKTREITRLNYQNLREMHRRFDEELLFPGQRATRDRLIAQPTQTPQAFDLGRPIPDLPPALADRVPPSPPPTLEALGLDVRENYGYGLVVSGVRGWAAEQDSGIRPGDVVFRINDQDVDGFETAHRAISKVPLGAAIVLEGYSTSSDPVKHARFILGGSDEDRVRSALTAALGAREVRVRVAAADSFARIGQPGEAAVAALGRLFEVDIQARKAAGSALAVAGPEGIAVLGRAAASPDTDLRFTAHSSLLRIGASDRHAVQALVDALESPSREVRMDAMVSLGQLRIWTALVYNALEPIARGRDGEQGAGIEQTQALITLYHLGSQLDEELLSQLLTSVRSGNMPTRLSAIQTLGRARPAADEVVRALAEQIDDESQEVRESALLSLARIEVLEPIIAALEDERPAVRRSAVSALHMIGPHAEQMSDQLVRVIKDPEVQVRQAAVLALWALGPAAADTVPELVNLLADEDPAIRYEAVVALGQIGPRAEAAVPGLIDALNDEDPSVREAAAETLSSMGPRAKPAVPRLEQLLVEDGMESAVKAIASIQGVGYLIPLSKRTSDATRAAICRGVGNPFFFLPGEVVPYLASALHDPGEETRHAAASSLNWQMSTGRLGTNLPDTKAAMDDIFRHLEGETDPSLIVPCISILDRFNGRRQHAVERLVEYLGAEQPEIRTQAANTLEEFGMEARAAVPTLILRLRDEVASVRVAAAYALSSIGRAARAAIPDLVGLLDDPEEKVWRSAIESLASLGAIPELIAILERGDAEERAAAARSMTTHRARPAIPALVRALEGDDSPEVREAAALALGKSSMMDFDFFLEAQLSTPAAAPPRLESVEVP